Genomic window (Deltaproteobacteria bacterium):
CTACTTTCAAAAGGATTGGCTCATAACCATCTCTGCCGAATCTCTGGTTAATTTTTATTGCTAGCGCGCGAACTTCCGATTCGAATTGCTGGTATTGAGGTATTGTCGATCGCGATGGGGCCGCAATTTGTATGAAAGTAAATCTTCCAATCCACTTTGGTTCCAATTCAAATAGACGTTCCACCGCTAAAAATCTTTCCAGAATGCCCTTTGTGTAATCAAGTCGATCAATTCCAATCCCTATAAGCCGATCAGTTGGAAAATTATTGAGTTGGCGAATGTGTTTTTGACACTCTTTGACTGACTTTTGTGATTTGATCCACTTAACTGGATACTCGATAGAAATCGGATAGTGGGCGACAGCAGTAAGTTGACCTTTATATGAAACAGTCGAAGTTTCTCGGTCAATTCGGCTTTCGATAAAGCGATCAACGGCATCAATAAAGTTATTGCAATGAAATCGTGTATGAAAGCCAAGAATACTGCTTCCCAGAAGTCCGTCGATTAACTCTTCTCGCCAAGGACAAATACCAAACACTTCCGGATTCGGAAATGGAATGTGCCAAAAGGTAATGACTGTCGCCTTCGGAAGACGTTCACGAATCATTTTTGGCAAAAGCGCCAAATGATAGTCTTGAATCAAAATTACGGGGTTGTCTGTTTTGGCTTCCTCGACAACTGCTTTTGCGAATTTTTCATTTGCGGATACGTATTGCGCCCAATCAGCTGATCTAAATATTGGCCGCACATGTGCAATATGACATAAGGCCCATATGCCTTCATTCGCAAAGCCATAGTAGTAACCTTGTTCTTCCTCTTTGGTCAGCCAGACTCTTCTAATCTGATAAGAGGGATCTTCAGGTGGTACACGTACATGATCATGCTTGTCCACAACTTCTCGGTCCGCATTTCCACTTCCATGAGCGATCCATGTTCCTGAGCAGGCTCGCATGATCGGTTCTAGTGCCGTTACTAAACCGCTTGCCGGAAACTGAATTTCAATTTTTTCATTTCTACGGACATGGATGTAGGGCTCTCGATTGGAAACGACAAGTATCTCGTCTCCAGTTAGTTCATTGTTCAAAATTTCTTTCAAAGTTTTAGAGTTCCAACTGATCTGATTTTCATCTCTGGTCCGTCGCTCAGTTTCTAAATCACGGATAAGAAGTCGAA
Coding sequences:
- a CDS encoding trehalose-6-phosphate synthase, with translation MRLSLRFIVPLMLVIGLVAYGIVPLVDSLIFNKWFSRDIDIRTKLITNTLQESIVSIIENPSEKKMQKIFDRAIQDERLYALAFCDNENRLIYKTQTYPDQILCEAADDSRKSHSRVLQLSKGPIHIAFHPIDDAGKRFGQLVLLHDMSFLEKRSADTKVYIFYLFAGLATLISLITVFIAQMSWRGWVKGIRAILKGEGLVRPNSQIESPELRPIVKDLRLLIRDLETERRTRDENQISWNSKTLKEILNNELTGDEILVVSNREPYIHVRRNEKIEIQFPASGLVTALEPIMRACSGTWIAHGSGNADREVVDKHDHVRVPPEDPSYQIRRVWLTKEEEQGYYYGFANEGIWALCHIAHVRPIFRSADWAQYVSANEKFAKAVVEEAKTDNPVILIQDYHLALLPKMIRERLPKATVITFWHIPFPNPEVFGICPWREELIDGLLGSSILGFHTRFHCNNFIDAVDRFIESRIDRETSTVSYKGQLTAVAHYPISIEYPVKWIKSQKSVKECQKHIRQLNNFPTDRLIGIGIDRLDYTKGILERFLAVERLFELEPKWIGRFTFIQIAAPSRSTIPQYQQFESEVRALAIKINQRFGRDGYEPILLKVEHHEPLQVYEYYRGSNLCFVSSLHDGMNLVAKEFVASRDDEQGVLILSQFTGASRELLEALIVNPYNIDQCAAALHVALEMPKDEQRNRIRSMRGFIQEFNVFRWAGRMLLDAARLRQRTRLFGHIKKFGEGLLKT